From a single Micromonospora pallida genomic region:
- a CDS encoding glycosyltransferase — protein MAGSDRIRVAMPLGPAPVDHDGVSDYVAHLVRALDEAGVTVVPVPVRPTGGGSPLRWFTATVRAAERVRRLDVDLVHVQFAPSAYRFSGLPGLLPFRLPRGVPLVTTVHEYGSWAVPGWLPGPLWSVLERAGLWDRETGRLVPASATVVVTNDGHEAAVRGRCGVPTAHVPLAPNVTDSPGAADAGRRLRAELGLSPGTPLLVFFGFVHPVKGIRHLIGALPALRRTHPDLRLLVAGGFTSQAMPEAEARVFRDELTALTHRYGVADAVTFTGYLPPDRASAALHAADVVVLPFTAGVTVKSGALLAALGHGRPTVVTAPEDGGDELHRSGAVAVVPRRRDSDALAATVGRVLADPVLRRRLAERGRTLAAGHAWPRVATAHRDLYQRLLGRPDG, from the coding sequence GTGGCCGGCAGCGACCGGATCCGGGTGGCCATGCCGCTCGGCCCGGCTCCGGTGGACCACGACGGGGTCAGCGACTACGTCGCGCACCTGGTCCGCGCGCTGGACGAGGCCGGGGTGACGGTCGTCCCCGTGCCGGTCCGCCCCACCGGGGGAGGGTCGCCGCTGCGCTGGTTCACCGCCACTGTCCGGGCCGCCGAGCGGGTCCGTCGCCTCGACGTCGACCTGGTGCACGTCCAGTTCGCCCCCTCGGCGTACCGGTTCTCCGGTCTGCCCGGCCTGCTGCCGTTCCGGCTGCCCCGGGGCGTCCCCCTGGTCACCACCGTGCACGAGTACGGCTCGTGGGCGGTGCCCGGCTGGCTGCCCGGTCCCCTGTGGTCGGTGCTGGAACGCGCCGGGCTCTGGGACCGGGAGACCGGTCGACTGGTGCCGGCCAGCGCGACGGTGGTGGTCACCAACGACGGACACGAGGCGGCCGTCCGAGGCCGCTGCGGGGTGCCCACGGCGCACGTCCCGCTGGCCCCGAACGTGACCGACTCACCCGGCGCGGCCGACGCCGGCCGGCGGCTGCGGGCGGAACTTGGCCTGTCCCCGGGCACGCCGCTACTGGTCTTCTTCGGCTTCGTCCACCCCGTCAAGGGGATTCGTCACCTGATCGGGGCCCTGCCCGCGCTCCGTCGCACCCACCCCGACCTGCGGCTGCTGGTGGCCGGCGGGTTCACCTCGCAGGCCATGCCGGAGGCGGAGGCCCGCGTGTTCCGGGACGAGCTGACCGCGCTGACCCACCGGTACGGCGTCGCCGACGCGGTCACCTTCACCGGGTACCTGCCCCCGGACCGCGCCTCGGCGGCCCTGCACGCCGCCGACGTGGTGGTGCTGCCCTTCACGGCGGGCGTGACGGTGAAGAGCGGGGCGTTGCTCGCCGCGCTGGGCCACGGCCGACCGACCGTGGTCACCGCGCCTGAGGACGGCGGCGACGAGCTGCACCGTAGCGGGGCGGTGGCGGTGGTTCCGCGACGCCGGGACAGCGACGCGCTGGCCGCCACCGTCGGCCGGGTGCTGGCCGACCCGGTGCTGCGCCGCCGGCTCGCCGAGCG
- a CDS encoding DUF2267 domain-containing protein, which yields MNYDTFVDQVAQRAGVPSTRAVELTRATLETLADRLTGGEALDLAAQLPKPLQLLLKKTPSTEHADRFGAAEFVARVGQRADADPSSARSGIRAVFSTLREAITGGEFDDVAAQLPREYRELVESTLAPGTAIRRA from the coding sequence ATGAACTACGACACCTTCGTCGACCAGGTCGCCCAGCGGGCTGGGGTGCCGTCCACCCGGGCGGTGGAGCTGACCCGTGCCACGTTGGAGACGCTGGCCGACCGACTCACCGGGGGCGAGGCCCTCGATCTCGCGGCCCAGTTGCCCAAGCCGTTGCAACTGCTGCTGAAGAAGACCCCGAGCACCGAGCACGCCGACCGGTTCGGCGCGGCGGAGTTCGTGGCCCGGGTCGGTCAGCGCGCCGACGCGGACCCATCGTCCGCCCGGTCGGGCATCCGGGCCGTCTTCAGCACCCTGCGGGAGGCGATCACCGGCGGCGAGTTCGACGACGTGGCGGCCCAGCTTCCCCGGGAGTACCGGGAACTCGTCGAGTCGACGCTGGCTCCTGGCACGGCCATCCGCCGCGCCTGA
- a CDS encoding CaiB/BaiF CoA transferase family protein: protein MTDETAPTGPLTGLRVVELAGIGPGPFAAMMLADLGADVVRVDRTAEVDPAAFGTPHPDLLNRGRRSVAVDLKSPGGREVVLALVRDADALIEGFRPGVTERLGVGPADCLAVNPRLVYGRMTGWGQDGPNAPYAGHDIGYLALTGALHGIGRAGERPVPPLNLLGDFGGGGMMLALGLVSALYAVQSGAKGQVVDAAIVDGVAVLSTMIHGLRRMGMWQDPRGVNLLDGGAPFYDTYECADGRYVAVGALEPRFYDELVRRTGFPLPPDEPLDRTDPTNWPALRQAWARLFRTRTRDEWAALVGDSDACLAPVLDWREAAAHPHMAARKVFIPHDGAEQPAPAPRFSGTPTALRRPPPHPGEHTDEVLAELGYSPDRIDALRTAAAIA, encoded by the coding sequence GTGACCGACGAGACTGCGCCCACCGGTCCGCTCACCGGGCTGCGCGTGGTGGAGCTGGCCGGCATCGGGCCCGGGCCGTTCGCCGCGATGATGCTCGCCGACCTCGGTGCGGACGTGGTCCGGGTGGACCGGACGGCCGAGGTCGACCCCGCCGCGTTCGGCACCCCGCACCCCGACCTGCTGAACCGGGGCCGCCGCTCGGTGGCGGTGGACCTGAAGTCCCCCGGCGGGCGCGAGGTGGTGCTGGCGCTGGTACGGGACGCGGACGCGCTGATCGAGGGGTTCCGGCCGGGGGTGACCGAGCGCCTCGGCGTCGGGCCGGCCGACTGTCTCGCGGTGAATCCCCGGCTGGTGTACGGGCGGATGACCGGGTGGGGCCAGGACGGCCCGAACGCGCCGTACGCCGGGCACGACATCGGCTACCTGGCGCTGACCGGCGCGCTGCACGGGATCGGGCGGGCCGGGGAGCGCCCGGTGCCGCCTCTGAACCTCCTCGGCGACTTCGGCGGCGGCGGCATGATGCTGGCGTTGGGCCTGGTCTCCGCGCTGTATGCCGTCCAGTCCGGCGCCAAGGGCCAGGTGGTGGACGCGGCGATCGTGGACGGTGTGGCGGTGCTGAGCACCATGATCCACGGCCTGCGCCGGATGGGGATGTGGCAGGACCCGCGCGGGGTGAACCTGCTCGACGGCGGGGCGCCCTTCTACGACACGTACGAGTGCGCCGACGGGCGGTACGTCGCGGTGGGCGCGCTCGAACCGCGCTTCTACGACGAGCTGGTCCGACGCACCGGGTTCCCGCTGCCGCCCGACGAGCCGCTGGACCGTACCGACCCGACGAACTGGCCGGCGTTGCGGCAGGCCTGGGCCCGGTTGTTCCGCACCCGGACCCGGGACGAGTGGGCCGCGTTGGTGGGTGACTCCGACGCGTGCCTGGCCCCGGTGCTCGACTGGCGGGAGGCCGCGGCGCACCCGCACATGGCCGCCCGGAAGGTCTTCATCCCGCACGACGGGGCGGAGCAGCCGGCCCCCGCGCCGCGCTTCTCCGGCACCCCGACCGCGCTGCGCCGCCCGCCGCCCCACCCCGGGGAGCACACCGACGAGGTCCTCGCCGAGCTGGGCTACTCCCCCGACCGGATCGACGCGCTGCGGACCGCCGCCGCCATCGCCTGA